One Maribacter cobaltidurans genomic window carries:
- a CDS encoding DUF6010 family protein, producing MVELIIGVLLGISIVLLAIKTGFDKDSSFYPVLLIAIAFYYVLFAFQANNTYEIIFETSIALLFSAIAILGHHRNLKIVGIAMILHGIYDLFQGNIVFSTNPPQWWPLFCLGVDVTLGIWLLWTSSKHLKTK from the coding sequence ATGGTCGAACTAATCATTGGGGTACTATTAGGAATTTCCATTGTATTACTTGCAATAAAAACGGGCTTTGATAAGGACAGCAGTTTCTATCCTGTATTATTGATTGCTATTGCTTTCTACTATGTTCTTTTCGCTTTTCAAGCTAACAATACTTACGAAATTATATTCGAAACAAGCATTGCTTTGCTATTCTCGGCAATAGCAATATTAGGACATCATAGAAACCTAAAAATAGTAGGTATCGCAATGATATTACATGGGATCTATGACCTATTTCAAGGTAATATTGTGTTCTCTACAAACCCACCTCAATGGTGGCCACTTTTCTGTTTGGGAGTTGATGTAACTCTCGGTATTTGGCTTCTTTGGACTTCATCGAAACATTTAAAAACCAAATAA
- a CDS encoding MFS transporter: MNRKDKLNRIFLVLLSLFVVMLGYGILLPTLPYYTERLALKDNLDTDLINFHIGMLTSIYPLFQLLFVIVWGKLSDKYGRKPIILLGLVGFVVMNLLTGLATSLSMLYMARIIGGIFTSAVIPVSNAYLSDITSEKRRTKIMAWSGVAISSGVIFGPVLGDFCRKRTFTIHTLLECST; the protein is encoded by the coding sequence ATGAATAGAAAGGACAAACTCAACAGGATATTTTTAGTGCTGTTAAGTTTATTTGTGGTAATGCTCGGGTACGGTATTTTACTGCCTACCCTTCCGTATTACACGGAAAGACTGGCTCTAAAAGACAATCTGGATACGGACCTTATCAACTTCCATATAGGAATGTTGACCAGTATTTATCCGTTGTTCCAGCTCTTGTTCGTTATCGTCTGGGGCAAGCTTTCCGATAAATACGGCCGTAAACCTATAATACTATTGGGGCTTGTAGGTTTTGTAGTGATGAACTTGCTAACGGGTCTTGCCACTTCCCTGTCGATGCTCTATATGGCCCGTATCATAGGGGGCATCTTTACGTCAGCGGTCATTCCCGTCAGTAATGCCTATTTAAGTGATATTACCTCAGAAAAGCGAAGGACCAAAATAATGGCCTGGTCCGGGGTCGCTATCAGTTCCGGTGTGATATTTGGCCCTGTTCTGGGGGATTTCTGTCGCAAACGAACCTTCACTATACATACTCTTTTGGAGTGTTCCACCTAG
- a CDS encoding phosphoribosylpyrophosphate synthetase has translation MRNYDTLSEAINDLQIRGYTYDFNLAPDCIKCASLELEIHPEDFDVDETHRFEGMSSTDDNSVLYAISSKDGIKGLLVDAYGVYAENISEAMRKKLR, from the coding sequence ATGAGAAACTATGACACCCTATCAGAGGCAATAAATGATTTACAGATCAGGGGATATACCTATGATTTTAATTTGGCCCCCGACTGTATAAAATGTGCTTCATTGGAATTGGAAATCCATCCCGAAGATTTTGATGTGGATGAAACCCATCGTTTTGAAGGTATGAGCAGTACGGACGATAACAGTGTTCTTTATGCCATTTCATCAAAAGATGGTATAAAGGGGCTTTTGGTAGATGCCTATGGGGTCTATGCTGAAAATATCTCGGAAGCAATGCGAAAAAAATTACGATAA
- a CDS encoding MBL fold metallo-hydrolase RNA specificity domain-containing protein, producing MKNNKINIHFLGAAGTVTGSKYLLDTGERKILIDCGLFQGLKELRLKNWMYPPVEVSEIDAVLLTHGHMDHTGYLPRLVKQGFKGPIYGTYPTLDIAKIILNDSAKIQEQEAERANKEGYSKHSPAEPLYDLKDVEKTVPFFKGVPPGQRLPLMKNIKARFQYNGHILGATYIELDVLGKRFVFSGDIGRTNDLLLYPPLKPKKADVLFIESTYGGRFHPEEAEALPEIEKLVNKTIERGGSLFIPSFSVERAQLMMLIFWRLLKQNKIPKVQMIMDSPMGANVLELFHRTRDWHRLEDAECDEMCSHFMVVSSYRETMELRSDDTPKIVIAGSGMLTGGRMLNYLETQAQNPKNTLLFVGYQAEGTRGRKLLEGDRELRVYGKTVSFQMEVAEIEGLSAHANHTELLDWLSNVEQKPERIFIVHGEQESAEALQKGIRETYDWDSEIPQLYNIEEIILN from the coding sequence ATGAAAAACAACAAAATAAACATTCACTTTTTAGGAGCTGCCGGAACCGTTACTGGTTCAAAATATCTCTTGGATACCGGCGAACGCAAAATCTTGATTGATTGTGGTCTTTTTCAAGGGCTAAAAGAACTACGTCTAAAAAACTGGATGTATCCACCCGTTGAAGTCTCGGAAATTGACGCGGTCTTGCTCACGCACGGGCATATGGACCATACAGGCTATCTGCCCAGATTGGTCAAACAGGGTTTTAAAGGCCCCATTTATGGAACGTACCCCACATTGGACATTGCCAAAATCATTTTGAACGATAGTGCCAAGATTCAAGAACAGGAAGCCGAACGTGCCAATAAGGAAGGCTATTCCAAACATAGTCCCGCCGAACCACTTTATGACTTAAAGGATGTTGAAAAAACCGTTCCCTTTTTCAAGGGAGTACCGCCCGGCCAAAGGCTGCCCTTGATGAAAAACATAAAAGCTAGATTTCAGTACAACGGCCATATCCTTGGTGCTACCTACATTGAATTGGATGTTCTCGGAAAACGTTTTGTTTTTTCAGGGGATATCGGCAGAACCAATGATTTATTGCTATATCCACCTCTAAAACCAAAAAAGGCAGATGTTCTTTTTATAGAATCGACCTATGGCGGCAGGTTTCATCCCGAAGAAGCAGAAGCACTTCCCGAAATTGAAAAATTGGTCAACAAAACCATTGAAAGGGGCGGAAGCCTTTTCATACCAAGTTTTTCCGTAGAACGTGCCCAATTGATGATGCTGATATTTTGGAGGTTGTTAAAACAAAATAAAATCCCCAAAGTACAGATGATTATGGACAGCCCGATGGGGGCCAACGTACTGGAACTGTTCCATCGAACTAGAGACTGGCATAGGTTGGAAGATGCTGAGTGTGACGAAATGTGTTCACATTTTATGGTAGTAAGCAGTTATCGTGAAACTATGGAATTGCGAAGCGATGATACACCTAAAATCGTCATCGCCGGAAGCGGAATGCTCACGGGAGGTAGAATGCTTAATTACTTGGAAACTCAAGCGCAAAACCCAAAAAACACCTTGCTTTTTGTTGGGTATCAAGCAGAAGGTACTCGGGGACGGAAATTGTTGGAAGGCGACAGAGAATTGAGAGTGTACGGAAAAACAGTATCCTTTCAAATGGAGGTGGCAGAAATAGAAGGTCTTTCGGCACATGCCAACCATACCGAACTATTGGATTGGCTAAGCAATGTCGAACAGAAACCGGAAAGGATCTTTATTGTTCATGGAGAGCAGGAAAGTGCAGAAGCATTGCAAAAAGGCATCAGGGAAACCTATGATTGGGATTCCGAGATTCCTCAGCTATACAATATTGAAGAAATAATACTTAATTAA
- a CDS encoding MFS transporter, which produces MFHLDRFSVPFILAALLGFVVLLIIIKWLKNTEVKSRIASEVVKFSFSLSNYFIILLLLSFVMQFVVTLFETVFSIYGKDELAFTTNQVGIGFMLCGSVMAVLQPVFATYGEKILTSKQQITLGLLISGVSLIVFPFVSGELYIYVTIIIFAAGGAMVTPNLLSAVSLISKENTGRNISIQSSTNSIGQILGPVLGTWLIAGGFYYPFIIAGVTVLVSMGLVYFLKQQDKEVNQILLADQHKKG; this is translated from the coding sequence GTGTTCCACCTAGACCGTTTTTCGGTTCCCTTTATTTTGGCCGCTCTTTTGGGCTTTGTGGTATTGCTGATAATCATAAAATGGCTAAAGAATACGGAAGTAAAAAGTCGTATTGCTTCTGAGGTAGTCAAATTCAGTTTTTCCCTTAGTAACTATTTTATCATTTTGTTGCTTTTATCCTTTGTGATGCAGTTCGTGGTTACCCTGTTTGAGACCGTGTTTTCAATTTATGGGAAGGATGAGTTGGCCTTTACAACCAATCAGGTGGGTATTGGTTTTATGCTTTGTGGTTCCGTGATGGCCGTTTTGCAACCCGTATTCGCAACCTATGGCGAAAAAATATTGACCTCTAAACAGCAAATAACATTGGGGTTATTGATATCGGGTGTTTCGTTAATCGTCTTCCCTTTTGTGAGTGGTGAACTATACATTTATGTTACTATAATAATTTTCGCAGCCGGGGGAGCCATGGTGACACCAAACCTGCTTTCGGCAGTTTCTTTGATATCCAAGGAAAACACGGGAAGGAATATATCCATTCAAAGTTCTACTAACAGTATCGGTCAAATTTTGGGTCCGGTATTGGGGACTTGGCTGATTGCCGGAGGGTTTTATTATCCTTTCATCATTGCCGGAGTAACCGTTTTGGTTTCTATGGGATTGGTTTATTTTTTGAAGCAACAAGATAAAGAGGTTAATCAGATCTTATTGGCCGACCAGCATAAAAAAGGGTAG
- a CDS encoding copper-translocating P-type ATPase gives MNHDKDDHSKMDHSKMDHSKMEDPKSDDHSKMDHGSGDHSGHNPGHGQMGHDHHKMMIADFRKRFWVTLVLTIPILFFSPMIQEFFGYEFLLPGNPYILFALSTVVYFYGGWPFLKGFWSEIKKGSPGMMTLISMAISVAYFYSTATVFGLRGEDFFWELSTLIAIMLLGHWIEMKSVLGASKALQLLVSMMPAEAHRVKGDTIEDIPLEDLLKDDVILVKPGEKVPADGIIVDGSSYLNESMLTGESKPVKKDENDKVIGGSVNGNSTLKVKVEHTGKDSYLNKVITMVEEAQKTKSKMQNLSDRAAKWLTYIALAIGFGTLAVWLILGFPFVYALERMVTVMVIACPHALGLAIPLVVAISTAVSAQNGLLIRNRTAFEESRKISALLFDKTGTLTKGDFGVTRVESVKQEYSTKEILRLSSALEQSSEHPIAVGIIKKVKEDNITIPKPENFNAITGKGVEANVEGKQVKVVSPGYLRDEKITIPEDAYSDAAETVVFVLIDGQLAGYIALADEIRPESAEAIKIFKKNNIKVLMATGDNEKTAKAVSDKLGLDGYYAEVLPHQKVEIVKELESKGEFVAMTGDGVNDAPALAQANVGIAVGSGTDVAAETADIILVNSNPQDIANLILFGKATYNKMIQNLIWATGYNVVAIPLAAGVLYSSGFVLGPAVGAVFMSLSTIIVAINAQLLKRKIGKK, from the coding sequence ATGAATCACGACAAAGATGACCATTCAAAAATGGATCACTCGAAAATGGACCACTCAAAAATGGAAGATCCAAAATCCGACGACCATAGCAAGATGGATCACGGTTCTGGCGACCATTCAGGTCATAATCCAGGTCACGGTCAAATGGGACACGACCATCACAAAATGATGATTGCCGATTTTCGAAAACGGTTTTGGGTAACGCTCGTGCTGACCATTCCCATATTGTTCTTCTCGCCAATGATACAGGAGTTTTTCGGATATGAATTTCTCTTACCAGGAAACCCATATATCCTATTTGCACTTTCCACCGTAGTGTATTTCTATGGTGGCTGGCCATTTTTAAAAGGATTTTGGTCAGAAATAAAGAAGGGTTCACCAGGAATGATGACCCTAATTTCTATGGCTATTAGCGTCGCCTACTTTTATAGTACCGCTACAGTATTCGGTTTACGTGGTGAAGATTTTTTCTGGGAACTTTCAACACTGATCGCAATTATGCTTTTAGGCCATTGGATAGAAATGAAAAGTGTGCTAGGTGCATCAAAAGCCTTACAGTTATTAGTAAGTATGATGCCAGCCGAAGCCCACAGGGTAAAGGGTGATACTATAGAGGATATTCCCTTGGAAGATTTGTTAAAAGACGATGTGATTTTAGTAAAGCCTGGTGAAAAAGTACCTGCTGATGGGATTATAGTAGATGGTTCGAGTTACTTAAATGAATCAATGCTTACAGGGGAATCCAAGCCCGTGAAAAAAGATGAGAACGACAAAGTAATTGGTGGCTCAGTAAACGGCAATAGCACCTTAAAGGTTAAGGTAGAACATACCGGAAAGGACAGTTATCTCAACAAAGTAATCACAATGGTTGAGGAAGCGCAAAAGACCAAATCTAAAATGCAGAACCTTTCTGATAGGGCCGCAAAATGGTTAACCTACATTGCGTTAGCGATTGGCTTTGGGACATTAGCTGTTTGGCTCATTTTAGGCTTCCCTTTTGTATATGCCTTAGAGAGAATGGTAACGGTTATGGTTATCGCTTGCCCACACGCATTAGGACTTGCCATTCCGTTAGTTGTTGCTATATCTACCGCCGTATCTGCCCAAAATGGCTTATTGATAAGGAATCGAACAGCTTTTGAAGAATCCCGAAAAATATCAGCTTTATTGTTTGATAAAACCGGAACATTGACAAAAGGTGATTTTGGTGTCACAAGAGTTGAATCGGTTAAACAAGAATATTCAACAAAAGAAATCTTAAGGCTTTCAAGTGCTTTGGAACAGAGCTCGGAACATCCTATTGCAGTTGGAATTATAAAAAAGGTCAAAGAAGATAATATTACAATCCCGAAGCCAGAAAACTTTAATGCCATTACTGGTAAAGGTGTAGAGGCCAATGTGGAAGGTAAGCAAGTGAAAGTAGTAAGTCCGGGTTATTTAAGGGATGAAAAAATCACTATACCTGAAGATGCCTATAGTGACGCTGCTGAAACTGTTGTTTTTGTATTAATCGATGGACAGCTAGCAGGATACATTGCTCTTGCCGATGAAATAAGACCAGAATCTGCGGAAGCTATCAAAATATTCAAAAAGAATAATATCAAAGTTTTGATGGCCACAGGTGACAATGAAAAAACTGCAAAAGCCGTTAGCGATAAATTAGGTTTGGATGGCTATTATGCCGAGGTACTACCCCATCAAAAAGTGGAAATCGTAAAAGAGTTGGAAAGCAAAGGAGAGTTTGTGGCCATGACGGGCGATGGGGTCAATGACGCACCTGCATTGGCACAAGCCAACGTTGGAATAGCTGTGGGCTCCGGCACCGATGTCGCTGCGGAGACTGCGGACATTATTCTAGTAAACAGTAACCCACAGGATATTGCCAATTTGATTTTGTTCGGCAAGGCCACCTACAACAAGATGATCCAGAACTTGATATGGGCCACCGGCTATAACGTGGTCGCCATCCCATTGGCAGCAGGTGTTTTGTACTCATCAGGCTTTGTACTGGGTCCCGCAGTTGGTGCCGTGTTTATGAGTTTGAGCACCATTATTGTAGCCATTAACGCTCAATTGTTGAAAAGAAAAATTGGGAAAAAGTAA
- a CDS encoding phospholipase D-like domain-containing protein — MDYKWKIEKHTKTAFQNTKDNSKYVELVRSGEDYFLRLEKLIDKAEKEIHLQTYIFENDETGNRIASCLKKAAQRKVEVYVLLDAYGSAALPNSFAQDLVQHGILLRFFSPLFSLNNFYIGRRMHHKIAVVDEKIALIGGINIADKYRGTKASKPWLDYAVQLNCPAAKNLQILCSDYFYKRGSSKKIPPVLHSAGRALVGILQNDWLQRKTEVCDAYTNAFIYAKEEIVIVSSYFLPGNRLAKALKKTCKRGIKTTVVLAGISDVPLVRRATEHLYSSFLDHHMRIFEWNNSVVHGKAAVVDNKWSTIGSFNLNSLSCYGSIEMNVEVHSVNFAESLRADFEMVISQCSEITKGSLRQRAGIFNKLGNWISYQMVRTAMLFLTFLPHLRFLKNYRL; from the coding sequence ATGGATTATAAATGGAAAATTGAAAAACATACTAAAACAGCGTTTCAAAATACTAAAGACAATTCAAAATATGTTGAGTTGGTCCGTTCGGGAGAAGACTATTTTTTAAGGCTGGAAAAGTTAATCGATAAGGCGGAAAAGGAAATCCATTTACAGACCTACATTTTTGAAAACGATGAAACAGGAAACCGTATAGCCTCCTGCTTAAAAAAAGCCGCTCAACGAAAAGTAGAGGTATATGTCTTATTGGATGCCTATGGTAGCGCTGCATTACCCAATAGTTTTGCCCAGGATTTGGTACAGCATGGTATTTTACTTCGCTTTTTTTCGCCATTATTCTCCTTGAACAATTTTTATATCGGTAGGCGGATGCACCATAAAATTGCGGTCGTCGATGAAAAAATAGCACTGATAGGCGGAATCAATATTGCCGATAAATACCGCGGAACCAAGGCTTCTAAACCTTGGTTGGACTATGCCGTTCAGTTGAATTGCCCGGCAGCTAAGAATCTACAAATATTGTGTAGCGATTATTTTTATAAAAGGGGAAGCTCAAAAAAAATACCACCCGTGTTACATTCGGCAGGTAGGGCACTCGTGGGAATTTTACAGAACGACTGGCTGCAGCGAAAAACGGAAGTCTGTGATGCCTACACGAACGCCTTCATTTATGCCAAAGAGGAAATAGTAATCGTGAGCTCGTATTTTTTACCTGGAAACAGATTGGCAAAGGCTTTGAAAAAGACGTGTAAAAGAGGAATAAAAACAACGGTTGTCTTAGCGGGTATTAGCGATGTGCCGTTGGTGCGTAGGGCCACCGAACATTTGTACTCGTCTTTTCTAGACCATCATATGAGAATTTTTGAATGGAATAATTCCGTAGTACACGGTAAAGCTGCGGTGGTTGACAACAAATGGTCTACCATAGGCTCATTTAACCTGAACAGTCTTAGTTGCTATGGCAGTATTGAAATGAACGTAGAAGTTCACTCGGTCAATTTTGCCGAAAGCCTTCGGGCCGACTTTGAAATGGTTATAAGCCAGTGTAGCGAAATTACAAAGGGGAGTCTAAGACAAAGAGCCGGTATATTCAATAAGTTGGGTAATTGGATTTCTTACCAAATGGTACGCACAGCCATGCTTTTTCTAACCTTTCTTCCGCATTTAAGGTTTTTGAAAAATTATAGGTTATAA
- a CDS encoding potassium channel family protein codes for MSNNLNQIREKPFYKLLLGRTVLPLVTILGIGILYVVLMSMVDHKSLPFHIIIATAALGKTIVITMTTLKRLSKLIKICHSLERLLWVFGLIIVISIFSFATDYACLFQFSHTTFEGVPDYSNSYLYNLYHFFYFSVITFSTVGYGDIVPTSDEARFVVMLEIFLSFFLIVFALTNIKKIHING; via the coding sequence ATGTCGAATAACTTAAATCAAATACGAGAAAAGCCCTTTTACAAGTTATTGTTGGGAAGAACGGTATTGCCCCTCGTTACCATTTTGGGTATCGGCATCTTGTATGTTGTTTTAATGTCAATGGTCGATCATAAATCTTTGCCATTCCACATTATAATTGCAACGGCGGCCTTGGGTAAGACCATCGTGATTACGATGACTACCTTGAAGCGATTGTCTAAATTGATAAAAATCTGTCATTCATTGGAGCGATTGCTTTGGGTTTTTGGGCTGATAATCGTCATAAGCATATTCTCCTTTGCAACCGATTATGCCTGCCTTTTTCAATTCAGCCATACCACATTTGAAGGAGTTCCCGATTATTCAAATTCGTACTTGTATAATTTGTACCACTTTTTCTACTTCAGTGTGATTACTTTTTCAACGGTAGGCTACGGCGATATTGTTCCAACTTCCGATGAAGCCCGGTTCGTTGTCATGCTCGAAATATTCTTAAGTTTTTTCCTAATCGTATTTGCTTTGACCAATATTAAAAAAATACACATCAATGGATAA
- a CDS encoding ribose-phosphate pyrophosphokinase, whose translation MKTILFSLPGNQELTELLAEKMKAEIGECTIRKFPDGESYTRILSDVKDKCVVMVCTLHEPDEKLLPLYFLSHTAKSLGAMCTCLVAPYLAYMRQDKVFDEGEGVTSSFFGKLISGFADSITTIDPHLHRIHMLGEVYNIPKRVIHAADEISKYIKKNIHNPVLIGPDSESEQWVSDVAKKAGVPFTVLQKVRHGDRDVEVSVPDVDKYKEATPVLVDDIISTARTMIETTEHLKSTGMKPAICIGIHAVFSGNAYQDLWDAYVEDIITCNTIPHQSNKIDLSDVIAKEVKELMHHI comes from the coding sequence ATGAAAACTATATTATTCAGTCTTCCGGGAAACCAAGAACTCACGGAATTGTTAGCGGAGAAAATGAAAGCGGAAATCGGGGAATGCACCATACGCAAATTTCCTGACGGGGAATCCTACACGCGTATCCTTTCCGATGTGAAAGACAAATGTGTGGTCATGGTCTGCACCTTGCACGAACCCGATGAAAAACTATTGCCATTGTATTTTTTAAGCCACACCGCAAAATCTTTGGGCGCTATGTGCACTTGCTTGGTGGCTCCCTATTTGGCCTATATGCGACAGGACAAGGTCTTTGATGAAGGGGAAGGCGTCACCTCTAGCTTTTTCGGGAAATTGATTTCAGGTTTTGCCGATAGCATCACGACCATTGACCCCCATTTGCATAGAATACATATGTTGGGCGAGGTATACAATATTCCGAAAAGGGTCATTCATGCAGCGGACGAAATCTCCAAATACATCAAGAAGAACATTCATAATCCGGTACTTATCGGGCCCGATTCCGAAAGTGAGCAATGGGTTTCCGATGTGGCAAAAAAAGCGGGAGTACCCTTCACGGTGTTACAAAAGGTCCGCCATGGCGACCGTGATGTTGAAGTTTCTGTTCCCGATGTAGATAAATATAAGGAAGCGACGCCAGTTTTAGTAGACGACATCATTTCTACGGCCCGGACCATGATAGAAACTACGGAACATTTGAAAAGTACGGGAATGAAACCTGCAATATGCATTGGTATTCATGCCGTATTTTCAGGAAATGCCTATCAAGATTTGTGGGACGCTTATGTGGAGGACATCATTACCTGCAACACGATTCCACATCAGTCGAATAAAATTGATTTGAGCGATGTGATCGCCAAGGAAGTAAAAGAGTTGATGCACCACATATGA
- a CDS encoding thymidine phosphorylase family protein, which translates to MKNSMEEKSSTLKYKHLGIYTQNEHVVYMREDCHVCVSEGFEALTRIRVSNFNTSIVASLNVITSDVLLVGEIGLSEAAAKKLKVSGNETLRVSHLEPIDSLSHVRAKIYNQKLVYTAFEEIITDIVEGDYSNIHLSAFITACAGNRLDVNEISDLTKAMIASGKQLDWNKKIVVDKHCIGGLPGNRTTPIVVAIVAAYGLTMPKTSSRAITSPAGTADTMEVLTNVTLSLEEIKAVVEKEGGCFVWGGTAQLSPADDMLIKIEKALDIDSEGQLIASVLSKKAAAGSTHVVIDIPVGETAKVRTDYAAMKLKEHLEVVGKAVGLDTRVVITDGTQPVGRGIGPALEAMDLLSVLKNEVDAPKDLRERAVLLAGELLELSGEIESGNGKQTARGLLESGKAYNKFLAICKAQGNFKQPLLKPYKFEIKAKKTGVLRRIDNRKIAKLAKLSGAPQSKSAGILLNVHLNDEIEKGQLLYTLFAESQGELNYALEYYESHDDIITIE; encoded by the coding sequence ATGAAAAATAGTATGGAAGAAAAATCAAGTACTTTAAAATATAAACACTTGGGCATTTATACACAGAATGAGCATGTGGTCTATATGCGGGAAGATTGCCATGTCTGTGTTTCCGAAGGTTTTGAAGCATTGACCAGAATCCGGGTATCCAATTTCAATACTTCCATCGTTGCCAGTCTTAATGTAATAACGTCTGATGTGCTGCTAGTCGGAGAGATAGGGTTATCCGAAGCGGCGGCGAAAAAATTAAAAGTGTCCGGAAATGAAACACTAAGGGTGTCGCACTTGGAACCTATAGATTCCTTAAGCCATGTAAGGGCCAAAATCTACAATCAAAAACTAGTTTATACGGCCTTCGAAGAAATCATTACGGATATCGTTGAAGGAGATTACTCCAACATTCATCTTTCGGCTTTTATTACGGCCTGTGCCGGAAATAGATTGGATGTCAATGAAATCTCGGACCTCACAAAAGCCATGATCGCTTCTGGAAAACAATTGGATTGGAACAAAAAAATCGTAGTCGATAAACATTGTATCGGCGGTTTGCCAGGCAACAGAACAACGCCCATCGTTGTGGCCATTGTTGCCGCCTACGGGCTTACCATGCCCAAAACATCATCGAGAGCTATCACTTCCCCGGCAGGAACAGCCGATACCATGGAGGTATTGACCAATGTTACCCTTTCTTTGGAAGAAATCAAAGCTGTTGTTGAAAAAGAAGGCGGATGTTTTGTTTGGGGGGGTACCGCGCAATTAAGTCCGGCAGATGATATGCTCATCAAAATTGAAAAAGCCTTGGATATTGATAGCGAAGGGCAGTTGATTGCATCGGTTCTTTCCAAAAAAGCGGCAGCAGGTTCTACCCATGTGGTCATTGATATTCCTGTCGGCGAAACGGCCAAGGTTCGTACCGATTACGCTGCCATGAAGCTTAAGGAACATCTCGAAGTCGTGGGCAAAGCTGTTGGCCTTGATACAAGAGTAGTTATTACAGATGGTACACAGCCTGTCGGCAGAGGTATTGGTCCAGCCCTTGAAGCAATGGACCTCCTTAGTGTACTCAAGAACGAAGTTGATGCTCCGAAAGACCTAAGAGAAAGGGCAGTTCTATTAGCGGGCGAGCTATTAGAGCTTTCTGGCGAAATCGAATCGGGAAATGGAAAGCAAACCGCCAGAGGGCTATTGGAATCAGGTAAGGCATACAACAAATTTCTCGCTATCTGTAAAGCCCAAGGTAATTTTAAACAACCTCTCCTAAAACCTTATAAATTCGAAATAAAAGCCAAAAAAACAGGTGTTTTACGGCGTATTGACAATAGAAAGATTGCAAAACTCGCCAAACTGTCAGGTGCGCCCCAATCAAAATCTGCCGGTATTTTACTGAACGTTCATTTGAACGATGAAATAGAAAAAGGCCAGTTGCTCTATACGCTCTTTGCAGAATCGCAAGGCGAGTTGAACTATGCCTTGGAATATTATGAGAGCCATGACGATATTATAACAATAGAATAA
- a CDS encoding ATP cone domain-containing protein — protein MDKIHIIKASGEKAPFEIGKVRHSLERAGADKLLVEEIVQEIDKAIYEGMTTKKIYQMAFKILRRKSRVSASRYKLKKALMELGPSGYPFEKFVGALLIQEDFETKIGVIVKGNCVQHEVDVIAEKDNKHYMIECKYHSDQGRFCNVKIPLYIHSRFLDVEKQWGKQQGHKTKFHQGGVYTNTRFTTDAIQYGTCVGLMLTSWDYPKGNGLKERIDKSGLHPLTSLTTLTKAEKSKLLDKGIVLCKDINENPSLLEQIGIAKQRQKKILEDSEELCTAH, from the coding sequence ATGGATAAGATACATATCATAAAGGCAAGTGGGGAGAAAGCTCCTTTTGAAATAGGTAAAGTAAGGCATTCATTAGAACGGGCCGGTGCCGATAAATTGTTGGTCGAAGAGATAGTTCAAGAAATTGATAAGGCAATTTACGAGGGAATGACCACCAAAAAGATATATCAAATGGCGTTTAAAATATTAAGGAGAAAATCTAGAGTAAGTGCCTCTCGATATAAGCTCAAGAAAGCCCTTATGGAACTCGGGCCTTCGGGTTATCCCTTTGAAAAATTTGTTGGGGCCCTATTGATTCAAGAAGATTTTGAAACAAAAATCGGGGTAATCGTTAAAGGCAATTGTGTACAGCATGAAGTGGATGTGATAGCTGAAAAAGACAACAAGCATTATATGATTGAATGTAAATACCATAGTGATCAGGGCCGGTTTTGCAATGTGAAAATCCCGCTCTATATCCATTCAAGATTTTTGGATGTGGAAAAACAATGGGGAAAACAGCAAGGCCATAAAACCAAGTTTCATCAAGGAGGAGTTTATACTAATACACGTTTTACCACCGATGCCATACAATATGGTACCTGTGTTGGGCTGATGCTTACAAGTTGGGATTACCCGAAAGGGAACGGTCTGAAAGAACGGATAGACAAATCCGGCCTTCATCCCTTAACCTCTTTAACAACATTGACAAAGGCCGAGAAATCCAAATTATTGGATAAAGGCATTGTGCTCTGCAAGGATATTAACGAAAACCCATCACTATTGGAGCAAATAGGTATCGCCAAGCAACGACAAAAAAAAATTCTCGAAGATTCGGAAGAATTATGCACAGCACATTAA